The Onychomys torridus chromosome 4, mOncTor1.1, whole genome shotgun sequence genome includes a window with the following:
- the Slc27a4 gene encoding long-chain fatty acid transport protein 4 isoform X2: MLLGASLVGALLFSKLVLKLPWTQVGFSLLLLYLGSGGWRFVRVFIKTIRRDVFGGMVLLKVKTKVRRCLRERKTVPLLFASVVRRHPDKTALIFEGTDTHWTFRQLDDYSSSVANFLQARGLASGDVVALFMENRNEFVGLWLGMAKLGVEAALINTNLRRDALRHCLDTSKARALIFGSEMASAVSEIHASLDPSLSLFCSGSWEPSTVPANTEHLDPLLEDTPKHLPSHPDKGFTDKLFYVYTSGTTGLPKAAIVVHSRYYRMAALVYYGFRMRPDDIVYDCLPLYHSAGNIVGVGQCLLHGMTVVIRKKFSASRFWDDCIKYNCTIVQYIGELCRYLLNQPPREAESQHKVRMALGNGLRQSIWTDFSSRFHIPQVAEFYGATECNCSLGNFDSQVGACGFNSRILSFVYPIRLVRVNEDTMELIRGPDGVCIPCQPGQPGQLVGRIIQQDPLRRFDGYLNQGANNKKIASDVFKKGDQAYLTGDVLVMDELGYLYFRDRTGDTFRWKGENVSTTEVEGTLSRLLDMADVAVYGVEVPGTEGRAGMAAVASPTSNCDLKSFAQTLEKELPLYARPIFLRFLPELHKTGTFKFQKTELRKEGFDPAVVRDPLFYLDARKGCYVALDQEAYTRIQAGEEKL, from the exons ATGCTGCTTGGGGCATCTCTGGTGGGGGCACTACTGTTCTCCAAGCTGGTGCTGAAACTGCCCTGGACCCAGGTGGGATTCTCCCTGTTGCTCCTGTACTTGGGGTCTGGCGGCTGGCGCTTCGTCCGGGTCTTCATCAAGACCATCAGGCGAGATGTCTT TGGCGGCATGGTGCTTCTGAAGGTGAAGACAAAGGTCAGACGGTGCCTTCGGGAGCGGAAGACAGTGCCCTTGTTGTTTGCCTCAGTGGTACGGCGCCACCCCGACAAGACAGCCCTGATTTTCGAGGGCACAGACACTCACTGGACCTTCCGCCAGCTGGATGACTACTCCAGTAGTGTGGCCAACTTCTTGCAGGCCCGGGGCCTGGCCTCAGGCGATGTAGTTGCTCTTTTTATGGAGAACCGGAATGAGTTTGTGGGTTTGTGGCTGGGCATGGCCAAGCTGGGCGTGGAGGCGGCTCTCATCAACACCAACCTTAGACGCGATGCCCTGCGCCACTGTCTTGACACCTCAAAGGCACGAGCCCTTATCTTTGGCAGCGAGATGGCCTCAG CTGTCTCTGAGATCCATGCTAGCCTGgacccctccctcagcctcttctGCTCTGGTTCCTGGGAGCCCAGCACAGTGCCCGCCAACACAGAGCATCTGGACCCTCTACTGGAAGATACCCCGAAGCACCTGCCCAGTCACCCTGACAAGGGCTTTACAG ATAAGCTCTTCTATGTCTACACGTCGGGCACCACAGGGCTACCCAAAGCTGCCATTGTGGTGCACAGCAG GTATTACCGTATGGCTGCCCTGGTGTACTATGGATTCCGCATGCGGCCTGACGACATTGTCTATGACTGCCTTCCCCTCTACCACTCAGCAG GAAACATCGTGGGCGTCGGCCAGTGCCTGCTCCACGGCATGACCGTGGTGATCCGAAAGAAGTTCTCAGCCTCCCGGTTCTGGGATGATTGCATCAAGTACAACTGCACA ATTGTACAGTACATTGGCGAGCTTTGCCGCTACCTCCTGAACCAGCCACCCCGTGAGGCTGAGTCTCAGCACAAGGTACGCATGGCACTGGGCAATGGCCTTCGGCAGTCCATCTGGACCGACTTCTCCAGCCGTTTCCACATCCCCCAAGTGGCCGAATTCTATGGGGCCACTGAGTGCAACTGTAGCCTGGGCAACTTTGACAGCCAG GTGGGGGCCTGTGGCTTCAATAGCCGCATCCTGTCCTTTGTGTACCCCATCCGGTTGGTTCGAGTCAATGAGGACACCATGGAACTGATCAGGGGACCCGATGGCGTCTGCATTCCCTGTCAACCAG GCCAACCAGGCCAGCTAGTGGGTCGCATCATCCAGCAGGACCCCCTGCGCCGTTTTGATGGTTACCTCAACCAGGGTGCCAATAACAAGAAGATTGCTAGTGATGTCTTCAAGAAAGGGGACCAAGCCTACCTCACCG GTGATGTGCTGGTGATGGATGAGCTGGGCTACCTATACTTCCGAGACCGCACAGGGGACACATTCCGCTGGAAAGGGGAGAATGTATCCACCACTGAAGTGGAAGGCACACTCAGCCGCCTGCTGGATATGGCTGACGTGGCAGTGTATGGTGTGGAGGTGCCAG GAACTGAGGGCCGAGCAGGAATGGCTGCTGTGGCAAGCCCCACGAGCAACTGTGACCTAAAGAGTTTTGCCCAGACCTTGGAAAAGGAGTTGCCTCTGTATGCCCGCCCCATCTTCCTGCGCTTCCTGCCTGAGCTGCACAAAACAG
- the Slc27a4 gene encoding long-chain fatty acid transport protein 4 isoform X1, whose amino-acid sequence MSWLSRGRSVRGTPSCPVSCLSGLGPAGSLFSEGLWQVTMLLGASLVGALLFSKLVLKLPWTQVGFSLLLLYLGSGGWRFVRVFIKTIRRDVFGGMVLLKVKTKVRRCLRERKTVPLLFASVVRRHPDKTALIFEGTDTHWTFRQLDDYSSSVANFLQARGLASGDVVALFMENRNEFVGLWLGMAKLGVEAALINTNLRRDALRHCLDTSKARALIFGSEMASAVSEIHASLDPSLSLFCSGSWEPSTVPANTEHLDPLLEDTPKHLPSHPDKGFTDKLFYVYTSGTTGLPKAAIVVHSRYYRMAALVYYGFRMRPDDIVYDCLPLYHSAGNIVGVGQCLLHGMTVVIRKKFSASRFWDDCIKYNCTIVQYIGELCRYLLNQPPREAESQHKVRMALGNGLRQSIWTDFSSRFHIPQVAEFYGATECNCSLGNFDSQVGACGFNSRILSFVYPIRLVRVNEDTMELIRGPDGVCIPCQPGQPGQLVGRIIQQDPLRRFDGYLNQGANNKKIASDVFKKGDQAYLTGDVLVMDELGYLYFRDRTGDTFRWKGENVSTTEVEGTLSRLLDMADVAVYGVEVPGTEGRAGMAAVASPTSNCDLKSFAQTLEKELPLYARPIFLRFLPELHKTGTFKFQKTELRKEGFDPAVVRDPLFYLDARKGCYVALDQEAYTRIQAGEEKL is encoded by the exons ATGTCCTGGCTGTCTAGGGGCAGGTCGGTCCGCGGCACCCCCTCCTGtcctgtctcctgtctcagcGGACTTGGACCGGCTGGGAGCCTCTTTTCTGAGGGACTCTGGCAG GTCACAATGCTGCTTGGGGCATCTCTGGTGGGGGCACTACTGTTCTCCAAGCTGGTGCTGAAACTGCCCTGGACCCAGGTGGGATTCTCCCTGTTGCTCCTGTACTTGGGGTCTGGCGGCTGGCGCTTCGTCCGGGTCTTCATCAAGACCATCAGGCGAGATGTCTT TGGCGGCATGGTGCTTCTGAAGGTGAAGACAAAGGTCAGACGGTGCCTTCGGGAGCGGAAGACAGTGCCCTTGTTGTTTGCCTCAGTGGTACGGCGCCACCCCGACAAGACAGCCCTGATTTTCGAGGGCACAGACACTCACTGGACCTTCCGCCAGCTGGATGACTACTCCAGTAGTGTGGCCAACTTCTTGCAGGCCCGGGGCCTGGCCTCAGGCGATGTAGTTGCTCTTTTTATGGAGAACCGGAATGAGTTTGTGGGTTTGTGGCTGGGCATGGCCAAGCTGGGCGTGGAGGCGGCTCTCATCAACACCAACCTTAGACGCGATGCCCTGCGCCACTGTCTTGACACCTCAAAGGCACGAGCCCTTATCTTTGGCAGCGAGATGGCCTCAG CTGTCTCTGAGATCCATGCTAGCCTGgacccctccctcagcctcttctGCTCTGGTTCCTGGGAGCCCAGCACAGTGCCCGCCAACACAGAGCATCTGGACCCTCTACTGGAAGATACCCCGAAGCACCTGCCCAGTCACCCTGACAAGGGCTTTACAG ATAAGCTCTTCTATGTCTACACGTCGGGCACCACAGGGCTACCCAAAGCTGCCATTGTGGTGCACAGCAG GTATTACCGTATGGCTGCCCTGGTGTACTATGGATTCCGCATGCGGCCTGACGACATTGTCTATGACTGCCTTCCCCTCTACCACTCAGCAG GAAACATCGTGGGCGTCGGCCAGTGCCTGCTCCACGGCATGACCGTGGTGATCCGAAAGAAGTTCTCAGCCTCCCGGTTCTGGGATGATTGCATCAAGTACAACTGCACA ATTGTACAGTACATTGGCGAGCTTTGCCGCTACCTCCTGAACCAGCCACCCCGTGAGGCTGAGTCTCAGCACAAGGTACGCATGGCACTGGGCAATGGCCTTCGGCAGTCCATCTGGACCGACTTCTCCAGCCGTTTCCACATCCCCCAAGTGGCCGAATTCTATGGGGCCACTGAGTGCAACTGTAGCCTGGGCAACTTTGACAGCCAG GTGGGGGCCTGTGGCTTCAATAGCCGCATCCTGTCCTTTGTGTACCCCATCCGGTTGGTTCGAGTCAATGAGGACACCATGGAACTGATCAGGGGACCCGATGGCGTCTGCATTCCCTGTCAACCAG GCCAACCAGGCCAGCTAGTGGGTCGCATCATCCAGCAGGACCCCCTGCGCCGTTTTGATGGTTACCTCAACCAGGGTGCCAATAACAAGAAGATTGCTAGTGATGTCTTCAAGAAAGGGGACCAAGCCTACCTCACCG GTGATGTGCTGGTGATGGATGAGCTGGGCTACCTATACTTCCGAGACCGCACAGGGGACACATTCCGCTGGAAAGGGGAGAATGTATCCACCACTGAAGTGGAAGGCACACTCAGCCGCCTGCTGGATATGGCTGACGTGGCAGTGTATGGTGTGGAGGTGCCAG GAACTGAGGGCCGAGCAGGAATGGCTGCTGTGGCAAGCCCCACGAGCAACTGTGACCTAAAGAGTTTTGCCCAGACCTTGGAAAAGGAGTTGCCTCTGTATGCCCGCCCCATCTTCCTGCGCTTCCTGCCTGAGCTGCACAAAACAG